Below is a window of Lacrimispora xylanolytica DNA.
ATGAAGCAGGCCCTGATAAAAGACAAAAGATACCCGAACCTGTTTTTACTTCCCTCTGCACAAACAAGGGACAAGACTGCTGTTACACCCGGCCAGATGGTAAAGCTGGTTGACGATCTAAGGGATGAATTTGATTTTATTATCCTTGATTGTCCTGCCGGGATTGAACAGGGCTTCCAAAATGCCATTGCAGGCGCTGGCAGAGCCATAGTCGTTACAACACCGGAGGTTTCTGCGATCCGGGATGCAGACCGTATTATCGGACTTTTAGAAGCCGCTGATATGGGAAGCATTGAACTTATTGTTAACCGGATACGGGCTGACATGGTAAAGCGCGGAGATATGATGTCGTTAGATGATGTAATGGACATACTTGCGGTAGATATCATTGGAGCTGTACCGGATGATGAGGATATCGTTATTTCCTCCAATCAGGGAGAACCGCTGGTAGGTATGGGAACCCCGGCGGGACAAGCTTACATGGATATCTGCAGAAGGATTGCCGGCGAGAACATCCCGATTCAGAATCCTGCCGTGCGCGAAGGCCTGTTCTTCAAACTCTCAAATCTCTTAAAGAGAGCATAGGAGGGTTTGATATGAGCCTGTTTCCTGTATTCCGCAAGAAGAATTCAGGAGAAATTGCAAGAAATCGTCTGAAACTTTTGCTGGTTGCGGACAAGGCTGATTGTTCTCCTGAAATCATGCAGATGATAAAAGACGATATGATCCGTGTAGTATCAAGATACATGGATATTGATTCCGACAGAATAGAGATACAGATGAAGAAGTTAAAGCAGCCAGACTGTGAAGGTTTTTCTCCGGTGCTTTATGCTAACATCCCTATCCGCGATGTACCTGACAAGGGGATATATTAATTATGTTTTCAGAAATTAACTTAAAGTTTTATAATTACCGTTTAGTTTTATATATGATAATTCTGTCAGTGACTGGAATCCTGGTGGTGGCAAGTGCCTCCAATCAGGACTCCTCTATTGTGACGAAGCAGATCATAGGAGTTATGGTAGGATTTGCCCTGGCTATCGGCATTTCTATCATTGACTATCACAACATAACAAAGCTGTATGTTTTGGTTTATGCAGGCTGCATCATTTTACTGGGGGCGGTACTGGTTATGGGGCATACGGCGGGAGGCGCAACCAGATGGATCAACCTTCCGGGTATCGGTCGCATCCAGCCCTCTGAATTCGTAAAAATAGGATTAATTATATTCTTCTCCTGGTACTGGAATAAATATCAGGAGAAGATGAATATGCCGGTCATGATAGGAATGGCGGCAGGACTAGCTGCCATTCCTATCGGCCTTATTTT
It encodes the following:
- the minE gene encoding cell division topological specificity factor MinE; protein product: MSLFPVFRKKNSGEIARNRLKLLLVADKADCSPEIMQMIKDDMIRVVSRYMDIDSDRIEIQMKKLKQPDCEGFSPVLYANIPIRDVPDKGIY
- the minD gene encoding septum site-determining protein MinD — encoded protein: MCEIIVITSGKGGVGKTTTSANVGTGLAILGKKVVLIDTDIGLRNLDVVMGLENRIVYNLVDVVEGNCRMKQALIKDKRYPNLFLLPSAQTRDKTAVTPGQMVKLVDDLRDEFDFIILDCPAGIEQGFQNAIAGAGRAIVVTTPEVSAIRDADRIIGLLEAADMGSIELIVNRIRADMVKRGDMMSLDDVMDILAVDIIGAVPDDEDIVISSNQGEPLVGMGTPAGQAYMDICRRIAGENIPIQNPAVREGLFFKLSNLLKRA